A single genomic interval of Streptomyces showdoensis harbors:
- a CDS encoding helix-turn-helix transcriptional regulator, which produces MRGTTASPDTPHAEPPRGALPVHRLEVRLPDGVPFAVGSFDSIGPMSRAAFPHRHTFYEFVHVTRGTGTHVVDLARWELRPPHLGLILPGQVHHWEDTRDLDGTVVLFTPEFLLDHPGDRELLRRLGEHPWLRLDPDEHARTARLMAELTEEYGRVDAGFATVLRSLLHVLLVRTARLGDRTGGRRRPPPPGRHAAVAEEFARLAARTGADAARSVRECAERIGVTPGYLTEAVRTALGRTPAELLREARAQEAQRLLARTDLSVRQVAARTGFEDPAYFCRFFRREVGMSPGDFRKHHDRRVPSIEAGPGAA; this is translated from the coding sequence ATGCGCGGGACCACCGCGTCGCCCGACACCCCCCACGCCGAGCCCCCGCGCGGCGCGCTGCCGGTGCACCGGCTGGAGGTCCGGCTCCCCGACGGCGTGCCGTTCGCCGTCGGCAGCTTCGACAGCATCGGCCCGATGTCCCGGGCCGCCTTCCCGCACCGCCACACCTTCTACGAGTTCGTCCACGTCACCCGGGGCACCGGCACCCACGTCGTCGACCTGGCCCGCTGGGAACTGCGCCCGCCGCATCTGGGCCTGATCCTGCCCGGGCAGGTCCACCACTGGGAGGACACCCGGGACCTGGACGGCACCGTCGTCCTGTTCACCCCCGAGTTCCTGCTCGACCACCCCGGCGACCGGGAGCTGCTGCGCCGCCTCGGCGAACACCCCTGGCTCCGCCTCGACCCGGACGAACACGCCCGCACCGCCCGGCTGATGGCCGAACTCACCGAGGAGTACGGCCGGGTGGACGCCGGCTTCGCCACCGTGCTCCGCTCGCTGCTGCACGTCCTGCTGGTGCGTACCGCCCGCCTCGGCGACCGCACGGGGGGACGGCGCCGGCCCCCGCCGCCCGGGCGGCACGCGGCCGTCGCCGAGGAGTTCGCCCGGCTGGCCGCCCGTACCGGAGCGGACGCCGCCCGGTCCGTACGGGAGTGCGCGGAGCGGATCGGGGTCACCCCCGGCTACCTCACGGAGGCCGTCCGGACGGCCCTGGGCCGCACCCCGGCCGAGCTGCTGCGGGAGGCCCGCGCCCAGGAGGCCCAGCGGCTGCTCGCCCGGACCGACCTGTCGGTGCGGCAGGTCGCGGCCCGGACCGGCTTCGAGGACCCCGCGTACTTCTGCCGCTTCTTCCGCCGGGAGGTCGGGATGAGCCCGGGGGACTTCCGAAAGCACCATGACCGCCGGGTTCCGTCCATCGAAGCGGGCCCCGGCGCGGCCTAG
- the nuoK gene encoding NADH-quinone oxidoreductase subunit NuoK has translation MNPVNYLYLSALLFTIGAVGVLIRRNAIVLFMCVELMLNACNLAFVTFSRMHGNLDGQIIAFFTMVVAAAEVVVGLAIIVSVFRARHSASVDDASLMKL, from the coding sequence GTGAATCCCGTCAACTATCTCTATCTCTCCGCGCTGTTGTTCACCATCGGCGCGGTGGGCGTGCTCATCCGGCGCAACGCGATCGTGCTCTTCATGTGCGTCGAGCTGATGCTCAACGCCTGCAACCTCGCGTTCGTCACCTTCTCCCGCATGCACGGCAACCTCGACGGCCAGATCATCGCCTTCTTCACGATGGTCGTGGCCGCCGCGGAGGTCGTCGTCGGACTCGCGATCATCGTGTCCGTCTTCCGTGCCCGCCATTCGGCCTCGGTCGACGACGCCAGCCTGATGAAGCTGTGA
- a CDS encoding NADH-quinone oxidoreductase subunit M — MSFPLLTATAAVPAVGAILTAAVPAARRTAAKWFALLVSLVTLVLAAVVFVRFEPGGDRYQLVESHSWIKDFGVRYELGVDGIGVALIALTALLIPFIVLAGWHDADPLETSSTRWRPTQGFFALILMVEAMVILSFEATDVFLFYILFEAMLIPMYFLIGGFGDRAHAGSDENAAAQRSYAAVKFLLYNLVGGLIMLAAVIGLYVVAGNFSLTEIAEARANGSLEMATGTERWLFLGFFFAFAVKAPLWPLHTWLPNAMGEATAPVAVLITAVVDKVGTFAMLRFCLGLFPEASKWATPVIIALALISIVYGALLAVGQRDIKRLVAYASISHFGFIIMGIFAMTSQGQSGATLYMVNHGISTAALMLVAGFLISRRGSRLIADYGGVQKVAPVLAGTFLIGGLATLSLPGLAPFVSEFLVLVGTFARYPVAGIIATTGIVLAALYVLVLYQRTMTGPVKEEVRELPDLRARELAVVVPLIAVLIFLGVFPKPLTDVVNPAVQHTMSDVQQKDPSPEVEAAK; from the coding sequence ATGTCCTTCCCGCTCCTTACGGCGACGGCGGCGGTCCCGGCGGTCGGTGCGATCCTCACCGCCGCCGTGCCCGCGGCCCGGCGCACCGCGGCCAAGTGGTTCGCTCTGCTGGTCTCGCTCGTCACGCTCGTGCTCGCCGCCGTCGTCTTCGTGCGGTTCGAGCCCGGCGGCGACCGCTACCAGCTCGTCGAATCGCACTCCTGGATCAAGGACTTCGGCGTCCGCTACGAGCTCGGCGTGGACGGCATCGGGGTGGCGCTCATCGCGCTCACCGCGCTGCTGATCCCCTTCATCGTCCTCGCCGGCTGGCACGACGCCGACCCCCTGGAGACCTCCTCCACGCGGTGGCGGCCCACCCAGGGCTTCTTCGCCCTGATCCTCATGGTCGAGGCGATGGTGATCCTCTCCTTCGAGGCCACCGACGTCTTCCTCTTCTACATCCTGTTCGAAGCCATGCTCATCCCGATGTACTTCCTCATCGGCGGCTTCGGCGACCGCGCCCACGCGGGCTCCGACGAGAACGCGGCCGCCCAGCGCTCCTACGCGGCGGTCAAGTTCCTGCTCTACAACCTGGTCGGCGGCCTGATCATGCTGGCCGCGGTCATCGGGCTGTACGTGGTCGCGGGGAACTTCTCCCTCACGGAGATCGCCGAGGCGCGGGCCAACGGCTCGCTGGAGATGGCGACCGGCACCGAGCGGTGGCTGTTCCTCGGCTTCTTCTTCGCCTTCGCGGTGAAGGCCCCGCTGTGGCCGCTGCACACCTGGCTGCCGAACGCGATGGGGGAGGCCACCGCCCCCGTCGCCGTCCTCATCACCGCCGTCGTCGACAAGGTCGGCACCTTCGCGATGCTCCGCTTCTGCCTCGGGCTCTTCCCGGAGGCGTCGAAGTGGGCCACCCCGGTGATCATCGCCCTCGCGCTGATCAGCATCGTGTACGGGGCGCTGCTCGCCGTCGGCCAGCGGGACATCAAGCGCCTGGTCGCCTACGCGTCGATCTCGCACTTCGGCTTCATCATCATGGGCATCTTCGCGATGACCAGCCAGGGCCAGTCCGGCGCCACGCTCTACATGGTCAACCACGGCATCTCGACGGCCGCCCTGATGCTGGTCGCCGGCTTCCTGATCTCCCGGCGCGGCTCGCGGCTCATCGCCGACTACGGCGGTGTGCAGAAGGTGGCCCCGGTGCTCGCCGGGACCTTCCTGATCGGCGGCCTTGCCACCCTGTCGCTGCCCGGACTCGCCCCGTTCGTCAGCGAGTTCCTGGTCCTCGTCGGCACCTTCGCGCGCTACCCGGTGGCCGGGATCATCGCCACCACCGGCATCGTCCTCGCCGCGCTGTACGTCCTCGTCCTCTATCAGCGGACGATGACGGGCCCGGTGAAGGAGGAGGTGCGCGAGCTGCCGGACCTGCGGGCGCGCGAGCTCGCCGTGGTCGTCCCGCTGATCGCGGTGCTGATCTTCCTCGGGGTCTTCCCTAAGCCGCTGACGGACGTCGTCAACCCGGCGGTCCAGCACACCATGTCCGATGTCCAGCAGAAGGACCCGAGCCCGGAAGTGGAGGCGGCCAAGTGA
- a CDS encoding NADH-quinone oxidoreductase subunit J has product MSTTLAAYTTSTGEAFQFWVLGTVAVVGALCTILMRKAVHSALCLAGTMIVLAVFYLANGAYFLGIVQIVVYTGAIMMLFLFVVMLVGVTAADSLKETIKGQRWWAALCGLGFGVLLFAGIGHASLTEFNGLGTANTASGGNVEGLAALIFTKYVFAFEITGALLITAAIGAMVLTHRERTERARTQRELAEQRVREGKHLPPLPAPGVYARHNAVDVAGLLPDGTPAELSVMQTLRKRGQIRDVSSEALADLKALEQRSEERLGRDAEEASR; this is encoded by the coding sequence ATGAGCACGACACTCGCCGCCTACACGACGTCCACGGGCGAGGCCTTCCAGTTCTGGGTCCTCGGCACCGTCGCCGTCGTCGGCGCGCTGTGCACGATCCTCATGAGGAAGGCCGTGCACTCCGCGCTCTGTCTCGCCGGCACCATGATCGTCCTGGCCGTGTTCTACCTCGCCAACGGCGCCTACTTCCTCGGCATCGTCCAGATCGTCGTCTACACCGGCGCGATCATGATGCTCTTCCTCTTCGTCGTCATGCTGGTCGGTGTCACCGCCGCGGACTCGCTGAAGGAGACCATCAAGGGACAGCGCTGGTGGGCCGCCCTGTGCGGACTCGGCTTCGGCGTCCTGCTGTTCGCCGGCATCGGCCACGCCTCGCTGACCGAGTTCAACGGGCTGGGCACCGCCAACACCGCCTCCGGCGGCAACGTGGAGGGCCTCGCCGCCCTCATCTTCACCAAGTACGTGTTCGCCTTCGAGATCACCGGCGCGCTGCTCATCACCGCCGCCATCGGCGCGATGGTCCTCACCCACCGCGAGCGCACCGAACGCGCCCGCACCCAGCGCGAGCTGGCCGAGCAGCGCGTGCGCGAGGGCAAGCACCTCCCGCCGCTGCCCGCCCCCGGCGTCTACGCCCGGCACAACGCGGTGGACGTCGCGGGCCTGCTGCCCGACGGCACCCCGGCCGAGCTGAGCGTGATGCAGACCCTGCGCAAGCGGGGCCAGATCCGGGACGTGTCCAGCGAGGCGCTCGCCGACCTCAAGGCCCTCGAACAGCGCTCCGAGGAGCGGCTGGGCCGGGACGCAGAGGAGGCTTCGCGGTGA
- the nuoL gene encoding NADH-quinone oxidoreductase subunit L, with protein sequence MDNLIALLVAAPLLGAVVLLCGGRRLDRAGHWLGTLLAAVSFGIGLALFADMLSKSADDRALHQTLYTWIPVEGFQADIAFQLDQLSMTFVLLITGVGTLIHVYSIGYMEHDERRRRFFGYLNLFVAAMLLLVLADNYLLLYFGWEGVGLASYLLIGFWQHKPSAATAAKKAFLVNRVGDMGLSIAIMLMFTTFGSFAFGPVLESAGEASEGKLTAIGLMLLLAACGKSAQVPLQSWLGDAMEGPTPVSALIHAATMVTAGVYLIVRSADIFNAAPDAQLVVTVVGAVTLLFGAIVGCAKDDIKKALAGSTMSQIGYMILAAGLGPIGYAFAIMHLVTHGFFKAGLFLGAGSVMHGMNDEVDMRRYGGLRKYMPVTFVTFGLGYLAIIGFPGLSGFFSKDKIIEAAFAKGGTEGWILGAVTLLGAAITAYYMTRVMFMTFFGEKRWQPDEKGELPHPHESPKSMTVPMVLLAFGSVFAGGIFGIGDRFVTWLEPVTSFEHGHPPISAGAITTATVAVMVLGVGLAYLQYGRRPVPVVAPRGSLLTRAARRDLLQDDFNHVVFVRGGTHLTRSLVYVDHSLVDGVVNGTAASVGGLSGRLRKLQNGYARSYAVSMFGGAAVLIAATLLMRAV encoded by the coding sequence GTGGACAACCTCATTGCGCTGCTCGTCGCGGCGCCCCTGCTCGGAGCCGTCGTCCTGCTGTGCGGCGGCCGGCGGCTCGACAGGGCCGGGCACTGGCTCGGCACCCTGCTCGCCGCCGTCTCCTTCGGGATCGGCCTGGCGCTCTTCGCCGACATGCTCTCCAAGAGCGCCGACGACCGGGCCCTGCACCAGACGCTGTACACCTGGATCCCGGTCGAGGGCTTCCAGGCGGACATCGCCTTCCAGCTCGACCAGCTGTCGATGACCTTCGTGCTCCTCATCACCGGGGTCGGCACCCTCATCCACGTCTACTCGATCGGGTACATGGAGCACGACGAGCGGCGCCGCCGCTTCTTCGGCTACCTCAACCTGTTCGTCGCGGCGATGCTGCTGCTGGTCCTCGCCGACAACTACCTGCTGCTGTACTTCGGCTGGGAGGGCGTCGGCCTCGCCTCCTACCTCCTGATCGGCTTCTGGCAGCACAAGCCCAGCGCGGCCACCGCCGCCAAGAAGGCCTTCCTGGTCAACCGGGTCGGCGACATGGGCCTGTCGATCGCGATCATGCTGATGTTCACCACCTTCGGGAGCTTCGCCTTCGGGCCGGTCCTGGAGTCGGCCGGCGAGGCCTCCGAGGGCAAGCTCACGGCGATCGGCCTGATGCTGCTCCTGGCCGCCTGCGGCAAGTCCGCCCAGGTGCCGCTGCAGTCCTGGCTCGGTGACGCGATGGAGGGCCCGACCCCGGTCTCGGCCCTCATCCACGCCGCCACCATGGTCACCGCCGGCGTCTACCTGATCGTCCGCTCCGCCGACATCTTCAACGCGGCCCCCGACGCCCAGCTGGTCGTCACCGTGGTCGGCGCCGTCACGCTCCTCTTCGGTGCGATCGTCGGTTGCGCGAAGGACGACATCAAGAAGGCGCTGGCCGGCTCGACGATGTCGCAGATCGGCTACATGATCCTGGCGGCCGGCCTCGGCCCCATCGGCTACGCCTTCGCGATCATGCACCTGGTGACCCACGGCTTCTTCAAGGCCGGGCTCTTCCTCGGCGCCGGTTCGGTCATGCACGGCATGAACGACGAGGTCGACATGCGCCGCTACGGCGGGCTGCGGAAGTACATGCCGGTCACCTTCGTCACCTTCGGCCTCGGCTACCTGGCGATCATCGGCTTCCCCGGCCTGTCCGGCTTCTTCTCCAAGGACAAGATCATCGAGGCGGCCTTCGCCAAGGGCGGCACCGAGGGCTGGATCCTCGGCGCGGTCACCCTGCTGGGCGCCGCGATCACCGCGTACTACATGACCCGCGTGATGTTCATGACCTTCTTCGGCGAGAAGCGCTGGCAGCCCGACGAGAAGGGCGAGCTGCCGCACCCGCACGAGTCGCCCAAGTCCATGACGGTCCCGATGGTCCTGCTCGCCTTCGGCTCGGTCTTCGCCGGCGGAATCTTCGGCATCGGCGACCGCTTCGTGACGTGGCTGGAGCCGGTGACCTCTTTCGAGCACGGGCACCCGCCGATCAGCGCCGGGGCGATCACCACCGCCACCGTCGCCGTGATGGTCCTGGGCGTCGGCCTCGCCTACCTCCAGTACGGGCGCCGGCCGGTCCCGGTCGTCGCCCCGCGCGGCTCGCTGCTCACCCGGGCCGCCCGCCGCGACCTCCTCCAGGACGACTTCAACCACGTCGTCTTCGTCCGGGGCGGCACGCACCTCACGCGCTCCCTGGTCTACGTCGACCACAGCCTCGTCGACGGGGTCGTCAACGGCACCGCGGCCTCGGTCGGCGGACTGTCCGGCCGGCTCCGCAAGCTCCAGAACGGCTACGCCCGGTCGTACGCGGTCTCCATGTTCGGAGGTGCGGCGGTGCTCATCGCCGCGACCCTGCTGATGAGGGCGGTGTAA
- a CDS encoding carbohydrate-binding protein, whose translation MDSETSTGHVTRKAVLRAAVAAGMAVPTVLMGVPALARTLDPGVTEPALTPECDDGDHPTVAQIEGPYFKPNSPLRSSLLEAGTPGVRLTVSGYVFGRACLPVSGALLDFWQADTNGAYDNTGFRFRGHQFTGADGAFRLTTIVPGLYPGRTRHLHVKVQAPGRPILTTQLYFPGEPRNNTDSIFDARLLMTVRDAGGAREAAFDFVLDVPQTPGPNPTPTPTPTPGPGGSWAVGTAYRAGDAVTYAGRGYVCLQAHTAQPGWEPPTVPALWRAV comes from the coding sequence ATGGACAGCGAGACCAGTACCGGGCACGTCACCCGCAAGGCCGTGTTACGCGCGGCGGTCGCGGCCGGCATGGCCGTCCCCACGGTGCTCATGGGCGTCCCCGCGCTCGCCCGCACGCTCGACCCGGGCGTGACGGAGCCCGCGCTCACGCCGGAGTGCGACGACGGCGACCACCCCACCGTCGCGCAGATCGAAGGCCCCTACTTCAAGCCCAACTCGCCCCTGCGGTCCAGCCTGTTGGAGGCGGGCACGCCCGGGGTGCGGCTCACCGTCAGCGGCTACGTCTTCGGGCGGGCCTGTCTGCCGGTGTCCGGGGCGCTGCTCGACTTCTGGCAGGCCGACACCAACGGCGCCTACGACAACACGGGCTTCCGCTTCCGGGGGCACCAGTTCACCGGCGCGGACGGCGCCTTCAGGCTGACCACGATCGTGCCGGGGCTCTACCCGGGCCGGACCCGGCACCTCCACGTCAAGGTCCAGGCCCCCGGCCGGCCGATCCTGACCACCCAGCTGTACTTCCCGGGGGAGCCGCGCAACAACACGGACTCGATCTTCGACGCGCGGCTGCTCATGACCGTGCGGGACGCGGGCGGGGCCAGGGAGGCGGCGTTCGACTTCGTCCTGGACGTGCCGCAGACCCCCGGCCCGAATCCCACGCCGACCCCGACCCCGACTCCGGGGCCCGGGGGCAGCTGGGCGGTGGGGACCGCGTACCGGGCGGGGGACGCGGTCACCTACGCCGGGCGGGGCTACGTGTGCCTCCAGGCGCACACGGCCCAGCCCGGCTGGGAGCCGCCGACGGTGCCCGCCCTGTGGCGGGCGGTCTGA
- the nuoI gene encoding NADH-quinone oxidoreductase subunit NuoI yields MERRRTVSDFQNPVAGFGVTFKAMFKKRLTEQYPEQQKTTAPRFHGRHQLNRHPDGLEKCVGCELCAWACPADAIYVEGADNTEEERYSPGERYGRVYQINYARCILCGLCIEACPTRALTMTNEFELADSSRENLIYTKEQLLAGLEDTMVDTPHAIYPGMDEQDYYRGMVTEAAPGTVQQVAVSKGEKGEPEGADA; encoded by the coding sequence ATGGAAAGGAGACGGACGGTGTCTGATTTCCAGAATCCGGTGGCCGGCTTCGGCGTGACCTTCAAGGCCATGTTCAAGAAGCGGCTGACCGAGCAGTACCCGGAGCAGCAGAAGACGACGGCGCCCCGCTTCCACGGCCGGCACCAGCTCAACCGTCACCCCGACGGTCTGGAGAAGTGCGTCGGCTGCGAGCTGTGCGCCTGGGCCTGCCCCGCCGACGCCATCTACGTGGAGGGCGCGGACAACACGGAGGAGGAGCGCTACTCCCCGGGCGAGCGCTACGGCCGCGTCTACCAGATCAACTACGCCCGCTGCATCCTGTGCGGGCTGTGCATCGAGGCGTGCCCCACGCGGGCGCTGACGATGACCAACGAGTTCGAACTGGCCGACTCCTCCCGCGAGAACCTGATCTACACCAAGGAGCAGCTGCTCGCGGGCCTCGAGGACACCATGGTCGACACCCCGCACGCCATCTACCCGGGCATGGACGAGCAGGACTACTACCGGGGCATGGTCACCGAGGCCGCCCCCGGCACCGTCCAGCAGGTCGCCGTGTCCAAGGGGGAGAAGGGCGAGCCGGAGGGGGCGGACGCATGA
- the nuoN gene encoding NADH-quinone oxidoreductase subunit NuoN, whose product MSPYAVAPAVHSLWTTAAEPINKIPAPHIEYTQLSPVLIVVGAAVLSVLVEAFVPRRGRHYAQVFLSVLALVVAFAAVVGLAAGGYGTTKAHLAAMGAIAVDGPALFLQGTILLASVVAVLTFAERRLDPADHGHRVDSFAAEAAAVPGSEQERAAVKAGFTTTEVFPLALFAVAGMLVFPAANDLLTLFIALEVFSLPLYLLCAVARRKRLLSQEAAVKYFLLGAFSSAFLLFGIALLYGYAGSVSYAAIADVVDGAVPGIDPALADTMGNDVLLLIGFAMVLMGLLFKVGAVPFHMWTPDVYQGAPTPVTGFMAAATKVAAFGAMLRLLYVVLPGLTWDWRPVMWGVAIVTMLGGAIVAITQTDIKRLLAYSSIAHAGFILAGVIAATPSGVSSVLFYLGAYSFVTIGAFAVVTLVRDAGGEATHLSKWAGLGRRSPLVAAVFAVFLLAFAGIPLTSGFSGKFAVFKAAADGGAGALVVVGVISSAIAAFFYIRVIVLMFFSEPKADGPTVAVPSGLTSVAITAGVVVTLVLGFAPQYFLDLANQASVFVR is encoded by the coding sequence GTGAGCCCGTACGCCGTCGCACCCGCTGTCCACAGCCTGTGGACGACGGCCGCCGAGCCGATCAACAAGATCCCGGCACCGCACATCGAGTACACCCAGCTCTCGCCCGTGCTCATCGTGGTGGGCGCGGCCGTCCTCAGTGTCCTCGTCGAGGCCTTCGTGCCGCGCAGGGGCCGCCACTACGCGCAGGTCTTCCTCAGCGTCCTCGCCCTCGTCGTCGCGTTCGCCGCGGTCGTCGGCCTCGCCGCCGGCGGCTACGGCACCACCAAGGCGCACCTCGCGGCGATGGGCGCCATCGCCGTCGACGGCCCCGCGCTGTTCCTCCAGGGCACGATCCTGCTCGCCTCGGTCGTCGCGGTCCTCACCTTCGCCGAGCGCAGGCTCGACCCGGCCGACCACGGCCACCGGGTCGACTCCTTCGCCGCCGAGGCCGCCGCGGTCCCCGGCAGCGAGCAGGAGCGGGCGGCCGTCAAGGCCGGCTTCACCACCACCGAGGTCTTCCCGCTCGCCCTGTTCGCGGTCGCCGGCATGCTGGTCTTCCCGGCGGCCAACGACCTGCTGACCCTGTTCATCGCGCTGGAGGTCTTCTCCCTCCCGCTCTACCTGCTGTGCGCGGTCGCCCGCCGCAAGCGCCTGCTCTCGCAGGAGGCCGCGGTCAAGTACTTCCTGCTCGGCGCGTTCTCCTCGGCGTTCCTGCTCTTCGGGATCGCCCTGCTCTACGGCTACGCGGGCTCCGTCTCGTACGCCGCGATCGCCGACGTCGTCGACGGCGCCGTCCCGGGGATCGACCCGGCGCTCGCCGACACCATGGGCAACGACGTGCTGCTGCTCATCGGCTTCGCCATGGTGCTGATGGGCCTGCTGTTCAAGGTCGGCGCCGTCCCGTTCCACATGTGGACCCCGGACGTCTACCAGGGCGCCCCGACCCCCGTCACCGGCTTCATGGCCGCCGCGACGAAGGTCGCCGCCTTCGGCGCGATGCTGCGCCTGCTGTACGTGGTGCTGCCCGGGCTCACCTGGGACTGGCGGCCGGTCATGTGGGGCGTCGCGATCGTCACCATGCTGGGCGGCGCGATCGTCGCCATCACCCAGACCGACATCAAGCGGCTGCTCGCGTACTCCTCGATCGCCCACGCCGGGTTCATCCTGGCCGGTGTCATCGCGGCCACGCCCAGCGGCGTCTCCTCGGTCCTGTTCTACCTGGGCGCCTACTCCTTCGTGACGATCGGCGCCTTCGCCGTGGTCACGCTGGTGCGGGACGCGGGCGGCGAGGCCACCCACCTCTCCAAGTGGGCCGGTCTGGGCCGTCGTTCGCCGCTGGTCGCGGCGGTCTTCGCGGTCTTCCTGCTCGCCTTCGCCGGCATCCCGCTGACCTCCGGGTTCTCCGGGAAGTTCGCGGTCTTCAAGGCGGCGGCGGACGGCGGCGCGGGCGCGCTGGTCGTGGTCGGCGTGATCTCGTCGGCGATCGCCGCGTTCTTCTACATCCGGGTGATCGTGCTGATGTTCTTCAGCGAGCCGAAGGCGGACGGCCCCACGGTCGCCGTGCCCTCGGGGCTCACCTCGGTGGCGATCACCGCCGGTGTGGTGGTCACGCTGGTGCTCGGCTTCGCGCCGCAGTACTTCCTGGACCTGGCGAACCAGGCGAGCGTGTTCGTGCGCTAG
- the nuoH gene encoding NADH-quinone oxidoreductase subunit NuoH, producing the protein MNTLLAAEDLSMFGRDPWWLVLVKAVFCFAFLMVTVLFSIVWERKVVAWMQLRIGPNRHGPWGMLQSLADGVKLMLKEDLIVKRADKVVYVLAPVIAAIPAFMAIAVIPFGPAGNEVSIFGQRTTMQLTDLPIAMLYILAVASVGIYGIVLAGWSSGSTYPLLGGLRSAAQMISYEIAMGAAFASVFLYSGSMSTSTIVEAQADRWYVVLLPVSFIIYIVTMVGETNRAPFDMPESEGDLVGGFNTEYSSIKFALFMLAEYVNMVTVSAVSVTLFLGGWRAPWPISGFWEGANHGWWPMLWFVLKVQLLLFFFIWLRGTLPRVRYDQLMKLGWKVLLPVSVVWLMLVATVRALRNENYDFQSIVLYVAGAVLGVLLISFVVDVFRDRKGKAAAASEEADTRPFDPMAGGFPVPPRPGQSLPPVPRRRPRHERELIVSGGPDSATATDGKETDGV; encoded by the coding sequence ATGAACACGCTGCTCGCCGCCGAAGACCTGTCCATGTTCGGACGCGACCCCTGGTGGCTCGTCCTCGTCAAGGCGGTCTTCTGCTTCGCGTTCCTGATGGTGACGGTGCTCTTCTCCATCGTGTGGGAGCGCAAGGTCGTCGCCTGGATGCAGCTGCGCATCGGCCCCAACCGGCACGGCCCCTGGGGCATGCTCCAGTCGCTCGCCGACGGCGTGAAGCTGATGCTCAAAGAGGACCTGATCGTCAAGCGGGCCGACAAGGTCGTCTACGTCCTCGCTCCGGTCATCGCCGCCATCCCCGCCTTCATGGCCATCGCCGTCATCCCCTTCGGCCCGGCCGGCAACGAGGTGTCGATCTTCGGCCAGCGCACCACGATGCAGCTGACCGACCTGCCGATCGCGATGCTGTACATCCTCGCGGTCGCCTCCGTCGGCATCTACGGCATCGTGCTCGCCGGCTGGTCCTCCGGCTCGACGTACCCGCTCCTCGGCGGACTCCGCTCGGCCGCGCAGATGATCTCGTACGAGATCGCCATGGGCGCCGCGTTCGCCTCGGTCTTCCTCTACTCCGGGTCGATGTCGACCTCGACGATCGTGGAGGCGCAGGCCGACCGCTGGTACGTCGTGCTGCTGCCGGTCTCCTTCATCATCTACATCGTCACCATGGTGGGCGAGACCAACCGCGCCCCCTTCGACATGCCGGAGTCCGAGGGCGACCTGGTCGGCGGCTTCAACACCGAGTACTCGTCCATCAAGTTCGCGCTGTTCATGCTCGCCGAGTACGTGAACATGGTGACCGTCTCGGCGGTCTCCGTGACCCTGTTCCTGGGCGGCTGGCGCGCCCCCTGGCCGATCTCCGGCTTCTGGGAGGGCGCCAACCACGGCTGGTGGCCGATGCTCTGGTTCGTCCTCAAGGTCCAGCTGCTCCTCTTCTTCTTCATCTGGCTGCGCGGCACGCTCCCCCGCGTCCGCTACGACCAGCTGATGAAGCTGGGCTGGAAGGTGCTGCTGCCGGTCTCCGTGGTCTGGCTGATGCTGGTCGCCACCGTCCGGGCGCTGCGCAACGAGAACTACGACTTCCAGTCGATCGTGCTGTACGTCGCCGGGGCCGTCCTCGGCGTGCTGCTGATCTCCTTCGTGGTCGACGTCTTCCGCGACCGCAAGGGCAAGGCGGCCGCCGCCTCGGAGGAGGCGGACACCCGCCCGTTCGACCCGATGGCCGGAGGCTTCCCCGTACCGCCCCGGCCCGGACAGTCCCTGCCGCCCGTACCGCGGCGTCGGCCCCGCCACGAGCGGGAGCTGATCGTCAGCGGTGGCCCCGATTCCGCTACGGCGACTGATGGAAAGGAGACGGACGGTGTCTGA